From the genome of Streptacidiphilus rugosus AM-16, one region includes:
- a CDS encoding winged helix-turn-helix domain-containing protein: MSVSVLNPAPTGAVPLPRLRSVRPEESAGESGQPARPGVYRLPEHVVAGLQPAAADVPLVGYLVLVPAGSAPVFAPTLTSAPVTEAAPTPAAAPAVRSDQGIALDPELRTARLDGELLELTYLEFELLAHLTAHPHRVHTRDRLVEAVWGYGHVGDGRTVDVHVARLRRKLGAGYRNRIVTVRRVGYKYVPPTAR; this comes from the coding sequence ATGTCTGTTTCCGTCCTGAACCCCGCCCCGACCGGCGCCGTTCCGCTGCCCCGGCTCCGCTCGGTGCGACCGGAGGAGTCCGCGGGCGAGAGCGGGCAGCCGGCCCGGCCCGGCGTGTACCGCCTGCCCGAGCACGTCGTCGCCGGGCTCCAGCCGGCCGCGGCCGATGTGCCGCTGGTCGGCTACCTGGTGCTGGTGCCCGCCGGCAGCGCCCCGGTGTTCGCGCCCACGCTGACCTCGGCGCCCGTGACCGAGGCTGCCCCGACCCCGGCCGCCGCCCCGGCCGTGCGGTCGGACCAAGGGATCGCGCTGGACCCGGAGTTGCGCACCGCGCGCCTCGACGGCGAACTTCTGGAGCTCACCTACCTGGAGTTCGAACTGCTCGCCCACCTCACCGCGCACCCGCACCGGGTGCACACCCGCGACCGGCTGGTCGAGGCGGTCTGGGGCTACGGACACGTGGGCGACGGCCGGACCGTCGACGTGCACGTGGCCCGGCTGCGGCGCAAGCTCGGCGCCGGCTACCGCAACCGCATCGTGACGGTCCGTCGGGTCGGCTACAAGTACGTTCCGCCGACCGCCCGTTGA